A DNA window from Paenibacillus sp. HWE-109 contains the following coding sequences:
- a CDS encoding helix-turn-helix transcriptional regulator: MNVNHPIEQSASDLTLRAFMNEQTGMNPADFLVYARAAAACVWKLHLQQSIHLDLRPEQIGVIANGKEIYLHDSVYAIHRSDEGYVRPARYGNLENGLPYCSPEQTGRMLRTVDERSDLYSLGIVFYEMLAGRLPFQADNPLELIYMHLAQSPPPLLNLTTHLPDGLVSIVMKLLEKNPDNRYQHAGFLLADLDKIERAHDTIFMEPGFHGRELEIATLKQAFYSACLGSTEMVYVSGEAGIGKTSLLEEMFRKQPHTRNYFYITGKFEQLSNESPYHPIIQAFRGLMRHLLGERREVSELWRLKLQEALGSNANVITAMIPEAELILGTVPTAEELPAHESKKRFIYVFRKFVQALASKEHPLVLFIDDLQWATSSSLQLIHALLSDPECQYMMFVCAYRHTEIDPGKLPGYEADGHVTDQAVIRHIQLSPLSLAQMNRIVMEALNSTANTTLSLTELLYHRSGGNPFHFKQILLRLQDDSILAYNHDKRCWQWDLGRIIEQEPSYAIDDLIEHRLNRLSSDARELLTVAACVGSTFHPHLIVRIANCHIDDSFAVWSAIEAEGLILPIESDKFRFAHDNIQQLIYNQMDLNTKQDTHIQIGRCMNEQNAEYGENAFDVVNHLNRGSKRISDGQQRVQLIRLNLDAGNRAKASSAYDNALGYFGKGVELLSSEDWNHEFELIFELHAHKAECEYLCGNHQKSDEEISFLLSHARNPIERSRVQMIRIMQYINQGKYLEGTALGLESLREHQIIISPNPGKFMLQMEGMRIEILLRNRYARLAQLEEMSDAERIAAMNLIFAIVPSTFFTNKKVYFLLMCRAIQLSLKHGNTPVSAAVYSAYGMILGNTLGKFDKGYAICKVGVELSERYNINSIKSKTYTMFGGVLCQFAGNAREGDVYLAKALRFGMDSGDYVFASYAIGAHINSLYTRAPLSELARTIADYMTVLDTTNDEFVRMNFYLYQQFILALQGGTSAPGSFNSVGFEEKEFLNRTHQEETSATTLFQYSAYKTQLYYLLGQYEEAIQWAQQAEPYEVYATHLPHLPMCLFYGLLAAMAHYSQTRIWSYTEKILLRQLRRFSNWAKGSPANYLSRHYLLQAEFARVSGDSTLAEDLYDKAIREAREQGDLQVTSLAGELAATFYWDRNKRTTAFFYLETASRGYKQWEVHIKAAQLDALLLHWQQQEAAEQRSEYFQLPTDPSDAKLHTGAANFKNEPPSVDSFDLAALLQTTQAIKNQMDIDTVLMQIMHTIMQYAGASKGALLTGSKDVLYIQAFADSDGQAVPSPTEMTDSSLLPEGIVRYVFRTQEDVHYSEGEESWLIHNPYMAKHRPQSALCIPLTVHGNMLGILYLENKLASGVFAYDRMEVLVAMASHGILMCVLQSSNEPTDTELDMEEEAQLMPHRVEEPLTDRELEVLALVAAGLSNKEIADHLIIAIGTVKVHVKNIFAKLKVNRRTKAIAQAKELKLLEKSTGQL; the protein is encoded by the coding sequence ATGAATGTGAACCATCCTATTGAACAATCTGCCTCTGATTTAACACTCAGGGCATTCATGAATGAGCAAACAGGGATGAACCCTGCTGATTTCCTCGTATATGCCAGGGCAGCTGCAGCCTGTGTCTGGAAACTGCATCTTCAGCAGTCCATTCATCTCGATTTACGGCCAGAGCAAATTGGTGTTATTGCGAACGGGAAAGAGATTTATCTGCACGATTCCGTCTATGCGATACATCGCTCTGATGAGGGCTATGTCCGTCCTGCTCGCTACGGCAATCTAGAAAACGGCCTGCCCTATTGCTCACCAGAACAAACAGGCAGAATGCTGCGTACAGTAGATGAGCGAAGCGACTTATATTCTTTGGGTATTGTTTTCTATGAAATGCTGGCAGGTCGTCTGCCTTTCCAAGCCGACAATCCGCTGGAATTGATCTATATGCACCTGGCACAGAGCCCTCCGCCACTTCTGAATCTAACAACCCATTTGCCTGATGGACTTGTCTCGATTGTGATGAAGCTTTTGGAGAAAAATCCAGATAACCGTTACCAACATGCAGGTTTTCTGCTGGCTGATTTAGATAAAATTGAACGTGCTCACGATACCATTTTCATGGAACCGGGATTTCACGGGAGAGAACTGGAAATCGCTACGCTGAAGCAAGCCTTCTATTCCGCTTGCTTGGGGTCAACAGAGATGGTATATGTCTCGGGTGAAGCCGGCATCGGTAAAACTAGTTTGCTGGAAGAGATGTTTCGCAAACAACCGCATACGCGTAACTATTTCTATATCACCGGGAAGTTCGAACAACTCTCGAATGAGAGTCCCTACCATCCCATCATTCAAGCCTTTCGTGGATTAATGCGCCATTTGCTTGGGGAACGAAGGGAAGTATCTGAGCTGTGGCGGCTTAAACTGCAAGAAGCTTTGGGCTCCAATGCGAATGTCATTACGGCGATGATCCCTGAAGCTGAGCTGATTCTGGGTACCGTGCCAACTGCGGAAGAACTCCCGGCCCATGAATCAAAAAAACGCTTCATCTATGTTTTCCGCAAATTTGTCCAAGCACTGGCCTCCAAAGAGCATCCTCTCGTCCTCTTTATTGATGATTTGCAATGGGCGACTTCATCCTCTCTTCAGTTGATTCACGCACTGCTGAGCGATCCGGAATGCCAATATATGATGTTTGTCTGTGCTTATCGCCATACAGAAATAGACCCAGGCAAGCTGCCCGGATATGAAGCTGACGGGCATGTCACGGATCAAGCGGTTATTCGTCATATTCAGTTGTCTCCCTTGAGCCTTGCGCAAATGAACCGAATCGTTATGGAGGCGTTGAATAGCACTGCCAATACGACCCTGTCTTTGACCGAGCTGCTGTATCATCGGTCTGGCGGCAATCCGTTTCATTTCAAACAAATCCTGCTCCGCTTACAGGACGATAGCATTCTGGCATATAACCACGATAAACGATGCTGGCAATGGGATTTGGGCCGAATCATCGAGCAGGAACCCAGCTATGCCATCGATGACTTGATCGAGCACAGGCTGAATCGTCTTTCCAGTGATGCACGGGAGCTTCTCACCGTTGCTGCCTGTGTAGGAAGTACCTTTCATCCACATCTTATAGTTCGCATTGCGAACTGCCATATCGATGATAGCTTTGCTGTTTGGTCCGCGATTGAAGCGGAAGGACTGATTTTGCCGATTGAAAGCGATAAATTTCGTTTTGCTCACGATAACATCCAACAATTAATCTACAATCAGATGGATCTTAACACCAAACAGGACACCCATATCCAAATAGGCCGCTGCATGAATGAGCAGAATGCCGAATATGGCGAGAATGCCTTCGATGTTGTCAACCACCTGAACAGAGGCTCGAAGCGAATATCAGACGGGCAGCAGCGGGTTCAACTCATCAGGTTAAATCTCGATGCCGGCAATCGTGCCAAGGCATCCTCCGCTTACGATAATGCTTTAGGGTATTTCGGCAAGGGGGTGGAACTGCTGTCATCGGAAGATTGGAACCATGAATTCGAGCTGATCTTCGAACTGCATGCCCACAAGGCAGAGTGTGAATATCTGTGCGGCAATCATCAGAAATCGGACGAGGAGATTAGCTTCTTGCTCAGTCACGCACGCAATCCGATTGAACGCAGCAGGGTGCAAATGATCCGCATTATGCAGTACATTAACCAAGGCAAATATTTGGAAGGCACAGCTCTAGGTCTAGAAAGCCTACGGGAGCACCAGATTATCATTTCGCCCAATCCCGGCAAGTTTATGCTCCAGATGGAAGGGATGCGCATTGAGATATTGCTGCGTAATCGGTATGCCAGACTCGCTCAATTGGAGGAAATGTCGGATGCGGAGCGAATTGCCGCAATGAATCTAATTTTTGCGATTGTTCCTTCCACCTTCTTCACTAACAAAAAAGTATATTTTCTGCTGATGTGCAGGGCCATTCAACTATCGTTGAAACATGGGAACACACCTGTTTCAGCAGCTGTGTATTCCGCCTACGGCATGATCTTGGGGAATACCCTGGGTAAATTCGATAAGGGCTATGCCATTTGCAAGGTCGGCGTGGAGCTTTCCGAACGTTACAATATCAATTCCATCAAAAGTAAAACCTATACCATGTTCGGTGGTGTACTCTGTCAATTTGCCGGAAACGCCCGTGAAGGAGACGTTTATTTAGCTAAAGCGCTGCGCTTTGGCATGGATTCCGGCGACTATGTCTTTGCCAGCTACGCAATTGGCGCTCATATCAACTCGCTGTACACGAGAGCTCCATTAAGCGAATTAGCAAGAACGATTGCTGACTACATGACGGTGCTGGATACAACAAATGATGAATTTGTGAGGATGAACTTCTACCTGTACCAACAATTTATTCTTGCCCTTCAGGGAGGGACGAGCGCGCCGGGCTCATTCAACAGCGTTGGCTTTGAAGAAAAAGAGTTTTTAAACCGCACTCATCAGGAAGAGACTTCGGCTACTACCCTGTTTCAATATAGTGCATATAAGACGCAGCTTTATTATTTATTGGGCCAATATGAAGAAGCCATCCAATGGGCTCAGCAAGCAGAGCCCTACGAGGTTTATGCCACTCATTTGCCTCATTTGCCAATGTGCTTGTTTTATGGATTGCTCGCAGCAATGGCCCACTATTCACAGACCCGGATATGGTCTTATACGGAAAAAATCCTGCTGCGCCAGCTTCGACGTTTCAGCAATTGGGCAAAGGGAAGCCCAGCTAATTATCTGTCCAGGCACTATCTCCTCCAGGCCGAATTTGCACGGGTCTCTGGCGATTCGACACTTGCTGAGGACCTGTATGACAAAGCCATCCGCGAGGCAAGAGAGCAAGGCGATCTGCAAGTGACCAGCCTTGCAGGCGAGCTTGCGGCCACCTTCTACTGGGACCGCAACAAGAGAACGACGGCTTTCTTTTATTTGGAAACAGCGTCCCGGGGGTACAAGCAATGGGAAGTGCACATAAAGGCAGCTCAATTAGATGCGCTCTTGCTGCATTGGCAGCAGCAAGAGGCAGCAGAACAAAGGTCTGAATATTTCCAACTGCCGACGGACCCGAGCGATGCTAAGCTGCATACAGGCGCAGCGAACTTCAAGAATGAGCCCCCTTCCGTTGACAGCTTCGATCTGGCAGCGCTTCTTCAAACAACGCAAGCCATTAAGAATCAGATGGATATAGATACTGTTCTTATGCAAATCATGCATACCATTATGCAATATGCCGGCGCAAGCAAGGGAGCCTTGCTGACAGGCAGCAAGGATGTTCTGTATATTCAAGCCTTTGCAGATTCGGACGGGCAAGCTGTTCCATCCCCTACGGAAATGACGGATAGTTCCCTCTTGCCGGAAGGAATTGTCCGCTATGTCTTTCGCACTCAGGAAGATGTCCACTATTCTGAAGGAGAGGAAAGTTGGCTGATTCATAACCCTTATATGGCGAAACATCGGCCTCAATCCGCTTTGTGCATCCCCTTAACCGTGCATGGCAATATGCTTGGTATTCTGTACCTGGAAAACAAGCTGGCGAGCGGTGTATTCGCTTATGATCGCATGGAGGTGTTGGTGGCCATGGCATCTCATGGCATATTGATGTGTGTGCTGCAAAGCTCGAATGAGCCTACTGATACCGAATTAGATATGGAGGAAGAAGCGCAGTTAATGCCCCATAGGGTAGAGGAACCTCTCACGGATCGTGAGCTTGAGGTCCTCGCCTTAGTAGCGGCTGGTTTGTCCAATAAGGAAATTGCCGATCATCTGATTATTGCCATAGGGACTGTGAAGGTTCATGTTAAAAATATTTTCGCCAAATTAAAGGTCAATCGGCGCACCAAAGCAATCGCTCAGGCCAAAGAGCTTAAACTTCTCGAAAAGAGCACGGGGCAGCTGTAA
- a CDS encoding PAS domain-containing sensor histidine kinase, whose amino-acid sequence MSETLDKEFPDVIGEHVVELLDRLDEHIADTVFQQDLRQSLKQLSNVKFALDESSIVAVTDPKGIILYVNDKFCEISKYPRSELMGQDHRIINSGYHPQAFMSHLWQTISSGQVWHGEIKNKAKDGSYYWVDTTIVPFVDEHGKSYQYLAIRNEVTELKRVEEELKEMMSQVMQIQEEERRKFSRELHDGIGQSLYSLLIQMDRLIGEGETANPDITLLRHNVSGIIEEVRSLAWQIRPSVLDDLGVVPAIRTYIENYADHYGIKVKLDSSLRRRLGALEETTIYRVIQEALTNIAKYADVSEASVSVHEVDASVVVRIADRGKGFTRNSLAKGVGLFGMEERAKSAGGHITIDTLVGEGTIVTLTIPMK is encoded by the coding sequence TTGAGTGAGACGTTGGATAAGGAGTTTCCGGATGTTATTGGCGAACATGTCGTCGAATTATTGGATCGTCTTGACGAACATATCGCTGACACCGTATTTCAACAGGATCTAAGACAGTCACTTAAACAATTGTCCAATGTTAAATTTGCGCTCGACGAATCGTCCATTGTAGCGGTTACTGACCCTAAAGGAATCATTCTCTATGTGAATGATAAATTTTGTGAAATCTCCAAATATCCCCGCAGTGAACTGATGGGGCAGGATCATCGGATTATTAATTCCGGCTATCACCCGCAAGCCTTTATGTCTCATCTGTGGCAAACGATTTCCTCCGGACAAGTATGGCACGGCGAGATCAAAAATAAAGCGAAGGACGGAAGCTATTATTGGGTAGATACAACCATCGTGCCATTCGTGGATGAGCATGGGAAATCTTATCAATATCTCGCCATTCGCAATGAGGTTACGGAGTTAAAACGAGTCGAAGAAGAGCTCAAGGAGATGATGTCGCAGGTTATGCAAATTCAGGAGGAAGAACGTCGGAAGTTCTCCCGTGAACTGCATGATGGCATCGGTCAGAGCCTCTATTCTTTGCTGATCCAGATGGATCGGTTAATCGGAGAAGGGGAGACTGCGAACCCGGATATAACGCTCCTTAGGCACAATGTCTCCGGAATTATTGAAGAAGTGCGGAGTTTAGCTTGGCAGATCCGCCCTTCGGTCTTGGATGATCTAGGTGTTGTACCGGCTATTCGTACGTATATTGAAAATTACGCGGATCACTATGGGATCAAGGTAAAGCTGGACAGCAGCTTGCGAAGACGACTGGGCGCGCTTGAGGAAACCACGATCTACCGGGTGATTCAAGAGGCGCTTACCAATATTGCTAAATATGCGGATGTCTCAGAGGCCAGTGTATCCGTTCATGAGGTTGACGCTTCTGTTGTCGTTCGAATCGCTGACAGGGGCAAGGGTTTTACCAGAAACAGCTTGGCCAAAGGGGTAGGCTTGTTTGGCATGGAAGAGAGAGCTAAGAGTGCAGGCGGTCATATAACAATTGACACCTTAGTGGGAGAAGGAACGATTGTGACTTTGACAATACCGATGAAATGA
- a CDS encoding response regulator, with product MGTLKILVVDDHAVVRSGLMMLLHGKHNMEVIGEAADGAEGIQAALLLKPDVVLMDLNMPAGMDGLTATTELRRLMPDLAILILTMHDDDEYLFRAIHVGASGYILKSAPHEELLTAIRSVAAGNAYLYPTATKRLMNEYIERLKHGENKDTFESLSEREKEVLGLIAKGFSNKEIGEQLIISVKTVESHKSNVMEKLGLKTRPELVKFAVKKGLLNFE from the coding sequence ATGGGGACGTTGAAGATTCTGGTCGTGGATGATCATGCCGTAGTGAGATCAGGTTTAATGATGCTGCTCCATGGCAAGCACAATATGGAAGTCATCGGGGAAGCTGCCGATGGCGCAGAAGGAATTCAGGCAGCCCTGCTGCTGAAACCGGATGTCGTTTTAATGGATCTTAATATGCCCGCTGGCATGGATGGGCTTACCGCGACAACGGAACTAAGGCGATTGATGCCTGATTTAGCCATTCTGATCCTGACCATGCATGATGATGACGAATACTTATTCAGGGCCATTCATGTCGGCGCCTCCGGATACATCTTGAAAAGCGCCCCGCATGAGGAACTGTTAACCGCAATCCGTTCTGTTGCAGCGGGCAACGCCTATTTATATCCAACAGCAACGAAGAGACTCATGAATGAATATATAGAACGATTGAAGCACGGTGAGAATAAAGATACATTTGAATCCCTTTCCGAACGTGAAAAGGAAGTATTGGGCCTAATTGCCAAAGGCTTCTCGAATAAAGAAATTGGCGAACAATTGATCATCAGCGTCAAAACCGTGGAGTCGCATAAAAGCAATGTGATGGAGAAGCTGGGGCTTAAGACGAGACCGGAATTAGTGAAATTCGCTGTGAAGAAAGGACTGTTGAACTTTGAGTGA
- a CDS encoding GAF domain-containing protein has translation MAIREVHIGVELELLRSLTSSDFIALAPLPDDTGRSYWKYAVGNRNDRYQQMVIKKVGLGLAAAVLRLGRWVKLDDANPRLHQERLQCPVMLAERLLSAAAFPLVTNSSHRMLGLLYIGKREQTRFEPGEIQAVQGRIHTVASYIEDILNETAT, from the coding sequence GTGGCGATTAGAGAGGTACATATAGGAGTAGAACTGGAGCTTTTGCGAAGCTTGACGTCAAGCGATTTCATCGCGTTGGCGCCTCTTCCTGATGACACAGGGCGCAGCTACTGGAAGTATGCCGTGGGCAACAGGAATGATCGGTATCAACAAATGGTGATCAAAAAAGTAGGTCTTGGATTAGCCGCTGCTGTTCTGCGCTTGGGTCGATGGGTTAAGCTGGATGATGCGAATCCTCGCCTTCATCAAGAAAGACTTCAATGTCCTGTTATGCTTGCTGAACGTCTGCTGTCCGCTGCTGCCTTCCCGCTAGTGACCAATTCAAGTCATCGGATGTTGGGTCTGCTATATATAGGGAAACGGGAACAAACCAGATTTGAACCTGGTGAAATACAAGCAGTCCAAGGGAGGATTCATACCGTGGCTTCTTACATAGAGGACATCCTCAATGAAACTGCGACATGA
- a CDS encoding Crp/Fnr family transcriptional regulator — protein sequence MALNKGIMNFFSEENFERLQSIMYVKRAAKGDFLFWEGDTADKLYYIIQGGVRITKLSETGKSFILYLHQAGDLFGQIDPFQNSLQSFGAEVTEDSEIGVIQRKDLEVLLWQHGDLAIEFMKWMGLMHRMTETKFRDLMMYGKPGALCSLLIRLSNSYGVPQGDNILIDYKMNNSEMADMIGSTRESVNRMLSDMKKEDALEFNNGHIVIKDVTYLRDICHCENCPMEICRM from the coding sequence ATGGCCTTGAATAAAGGGATTATGAATTTTTTCTCGGAAGAAAATTTCGAGAGACTGCAAAGCATTATGTATGTCAAGCGTGCTGCTAAAGGGGATTTTTTATTCTGGGAAGGCGACACAGCAGATAAATTATATTACATCATCCAGGGCGGAGTTCGCATCACCAAACTATCTGAAACGGGCAAAAGCTTCATTCTCTACCTGCACCAAGCAGGTGACTTATTCGGCCAGATCGATCCCTTTCAGAACTCGTTGCAGAGTTTTGGCGCAGAAGTGACGGAGGATAGTGAAATTGGCGTCATACAGCGCAAAGACCTTGAGGTCCTGTTATGGCAGCACGGCGACCTTGCGATTGAATTTATGAAATGGATGGGGCTCATGCACCGCATGACAGAAACGAAGTTTCGCGATTTAATGATGTATGGCAAGCCAGGCGCGCTCTGTTCTTTGCTCATTCGATTAAGCAATTCGTACGGTGTGCCTCAAGGCGACAACATCTTGATTGACTACAAAATGAACAATTCCGAAATGGCAGATATGATTGGATCAACCCGGGAAAGCGTCAACCGCATGTTAAGTGATATGAAGAAGGAAGATGCCCTCGAATTCAACAATGGTCACATTGTCATTAAGGACGTGACTTACCTCCGCGATATCTGCCACTGCGAGAACTGCCCTATGGAGATTTGCCGCATGTAG
- a CDS encoding hemerythrin domain-containing protein has translation MVIDLQKVLERFMEEHVALKKELDHVQEMTSHMIAILGSEESKQLLQEIRKHMLTFMQQLEAHEHWEEAEVFPVLADYAQMGVEPTFLTSTWVMEEDHKQAERFVRSFLEYVDICKGADRIKLKKAISLLSVACSVLSEHLASEEEMVFPIANQLLSSIHTQS, from the coding sequence ATGGTTATTGATCTTCAAAAGGTTCTGGAACGATTCATGGAGGAACATGTCGCCTTAAAGAAAGAGCTTGATCATGTTCAGGAAATGACAAGTCACATGATTGCCATACTCGGCTCGGAAGAATCCAAACAATTGCTTCAAGAAATTCGCAAACACATGCTAACTTTCATGCAGCAGCTTGAGGCACATGAGCATTGGGAGGAAGCGGAGGTATTCCCTGTACTTGCCGATTATGCGCAGATGGGTGTCGAGCCTACATTCTTGACCTCCACGTGGGTGATGGAGGAAGATCACAAACAGGCGGAACGATTCGTCCGCTCATTTCTGGAATATGTGGATATCTGCAAGGGCGCAGATCGTATTAAATTGAAAAAGGCAATCTCATTGCTTAGTGTGGCGTGCTCGGTATTATCTGAGCATCTGGCATCCGAAGAAGAGATGGTTTTCCCGATTGCGAACCAATTGCTCAGCAGCATTCATACCCAGTCGTAA
- a CDS encoding acyltransferase family protein: MDKVDHTASNTLMLNAKFLLILFVVIANCIEPLIQQSPAFHSLYLAIYTFHIPMFVMATGYFSKSFKLDVPGIQSLQIIFYHYLIFQSLYSLLDALAFHAPGVRYSFFIPYSLLWFLFSHFCWRLLLLLFTKLKHPLAISIVLGILAGYAPFTGTMLSFSRTLVFFPFFLAGYYFQLDRVPMLIIRLNKWFSAIGLLGILVLLNVTTLDPKWLYSSFTYTELGTLHWYTGGYRLGIYVLEIVASFCFLSFVPRTPSILTEWGKYTVYVFLLHAFITKTAISLGLFSHVHTAAQMALVLLLAAAMTWLLLQGWVRRFSQPLIEPHLSFWKRGAIRANTQPPLPDSPNSPMK, encoded by the coding sequence GTGGATAAAGTAGATCATACAGCTTCGAATACGCTCATGCTCAACGCTAAGTTTCTCCTCATTTTGTTTGTGGTCATTGCGAATTGCATCGAACCGCTCATTCAACAGAGCCCGGCTTTCCATTCCTTGTATCTGGCTATTTACACCTTTCATATTCCCATGTTTGTTATGGCAACCGGCTATTTCTCCAAAAGTTTCAAGCTCGACGTCCCGGGTATCCAAAGTCTGCAAATTATTTTCTACCATTACCTGATCTTCCAAAGCCTTTACTCCCTGCTCGATGCACTGGCTTTCCATGCGCCGGGTGTACGCTATTCTTTCTTTATTCCCTATTCCTTATTATGGTTTTTATTCAGCCATTTTTGTTGGCGGCTGCTCCTGCTGCTCTTTACCAAATTGAAGCACCCTCTCGCAATTTCTATCGTTCTCGGGATCCTTGCCGGCTATGCCCCGTTTACCGGGACGATGCTCAGCTTCTCAAGGACGCTAGTCTTCTTCCCCTTCTTCCTGGCTGGTTACTATTTTCAATTGGACAGGGTGCCTATGCTGATTATTCGTCTGAATAAATGGTTCAGCGCCATCGGTCTGTTGGGTATTCTGGTCCTTCTGAATGTCACAACGCTTGACCCCAAATGGTTATACAGCAGCTTTACTTATACCGAGCTAGGTACCTTACATTGGTATACAGGCGGGTACCGCTTGGGAATTTATGTTCTGGAAATTGTCGCATCATTTTGCTTTCTGAGTTTCGTTCCACGCACACCATCTATCCTGACCGAATGGGGCAAATACACGGTATACGTGTTTTTACTCCACGCCTTTATTACGAAAACAGCCATTTCTCTGGGACTCTTCTCCCATGTTCATACAGCTGCACAGATGGCCCTTGTCTTACTGCTCGCCGCTGCGATGACTTGGCTGCTGTTGCAAGGATGGGTTCGCCGTTTCAGTCAACCGCTGATTGAACCCCATTTATCTTTCTGGAAACGAGGAGCTATTCGAGCAAATACGCAACCTCCATTGCCTGATTCACCAAACTCGCCAATGAAGTAA
- a CDS encoding SDR family NAD(P)-dependent oxidoreductase, protein MDLGLAGKVALITGGSKGIGLVTAITLASEGAHIAICARNEDDLRSAAAKIVEKTGAKVHYIQANVSSEEDCQRAVAETVERFGRLDILINNAGTFAASPFEQATHEVWTQDLDLKLFGAIHCSKAALPYLKESGKGAIVNMSTSSAKTPAASSLPTSVSRAAGLALTKAMSQDLAASHIRVNAVCVGLIQSDQIERSWKNQHPELTWEQFSQLPHHQIPLGRIGYTQEAANVIAFLVSDAASYVTGTSVNVDGGKGATL, encoded by the coding sequence ATGGATTTGGGATTGGCAGGAAAAGTAGCTCTGATTACCGGCGGAAGCAAGGGGATCGGATTAGTGACCGCGATAACGCTAGCGTCTGAAGGCGCCCATATCGCCATTTGTGCTCGCAATGAGGATGACCTGCGAAGCGCTGCAGCGAAGATCGTAGAGAAAACCGGCGCGAAGGTTCACTATATTCAAGCCAACGTTTCATCCGAGGAAGATTGCCAAAGGGCTGTTGCGGAAACCGTGGAGCGCTTCGGGCGATTGGATATTTTGATCAATAATGCCGGCACTTTCGCCGCCAGCCCTTTCGAGCAAGCTACACACGAGGTGTGGACGCAGGATCTCGACTTGAAATTGTTCGGTGCTATTCATTGTTCCAAAGCTGCGCTGCCTTACTTAAAGGAGTCAGGCAAAGGAGCGATTGTGAACATGTCCACATCCTCCGCCAAAACCCCTGCCGCATCATCGCTGCCCACTTCGGTCAGCCGTGCCGCAGGCCTGGCGCTAACCAAGGCGATGAGCCAGGATTTGGCCGCCAGCCATATTCGCGTGAATGCCGTCTGCGTAGGATTAATACAAAGCGATCAAATCGAGAGAAGCTGGAAAAACCAGCATCCTGAACTGACCTGGGAGCAGTTCTCGCAGCTTCCCCATCATCAGATCCCATTGGGACGCATCGGTTATACGCAAGAGGCCGCCAACGTCATCGCGTTTCTCGTATCCGATGCCGCTTCCTATGTGACCGGCACCTCGGTGAATGTCGATGGCGGAAAAGGTGCAACGCTGTAG
- a CDS encoding ThuA domain-containing protein, whose translation MNNNQKALLLGDITNAKYHPLQAVADDITDVFQDHIDVEISEDREKLTVEQLKAFDLFISYTDSWKIQVTPEQVAGVLAYVSGGGGLLVIHNGVSLQARYELSQLIGAKFTGHPPYTSLDFHLTSAEHEITQGIESFCMDEEPYRYDMDPLSEKTVLLEYTHEGKKWPAAWAHEYGLGRVVYLMPGHHVESFKHPTYRKLILQAGQWALRKQP comes from the coding sequence ATGAACAACAACCAAAAAGCTTTATTGCTGGGGGACATCACAAACGCCAAATATCATCCACTTCAAGCGGTGGCTGATGACATAACGGATGTGTTCCAGGATCATATCGATGTGGAAATATCGGAGGACCGGGAGAAGCTAACGGTTGAACAGCTGAAAGCGTTCGATCTATTCATTTCCTATACCGATAGTTGGAAGATTCAGGTGACGCCAGAGCAAGTAGCAGGCGTATTAGCCTACGTAAGCGGCGGCGGCGGGCTGCTTGTTATACATAATGGAGTATCGCTGCAAGCGAGATATGAGCTGAGTCAATTGATAGGCGCCAAATTTACAGGACATCCTCCCTATACATCCTTAGATTTCCATCTTACCTCTGCCGAGCACGAAATTACGCAGGGGATTGAGTCCTTCTGCATGGATGAGGAGCCTTACCGTTACGACATGGATCCGTTGTCAGAGAAGACCGTGCTGCTCGAATATACGCATGAGGGCAAGAAGTGGCCTGCTGCCTGGGCGCATGAGTACGGTCTGGGTCGAGTTGTTTATCTCATGCCTGGGCACCATGTGGAATCATTCAAGCACCCGACGTACCGGAAGTTGATTCTTCAGGCTGGTCAATGGGCTTTGCGAAAGCAGCCTTAG